A single Glycine soja cultivar W05 chromosome 14, ASM419377v2, whole genome shotgun sequence DNA region contains:
- the LOC114383028 gene encoding probable galactinol--sucrose galactosyltransferase 1 yields the protein MTVGAGISVADGNLMVLGNKVLSHVHDKVLVTPACGGALLNGAFIGVQSHHKGSRTVFPIGKLQGLRFMCVFRFKMWWMTQRMGTCGQEIPIETQFLLVEAHNGSDIEGGGDQGTATYAVFLPLLEGDFRAVLQGNDQDEIEICVESGCPAVEEFDGTHLVYIGAGSDPFEVITNSVKTVEKHLQTFAHRERKKMPDMLNWFGWCTWDAFYTNVTSENVKQGLQSFEKGGIPAKFVIIDDGWQSVGMDPNGVEWKSDSSANFANRLTNIKENHKFQKDGKEGQRVEDPALGLRHMTNEIKLEHNIKHVYVWHAITGYWGGVKPGVPGMEHYESKMAFPISSPGVESNQPDEALTTIAINGLGLVNPEKVFHFYDELHSYLASAGIDGVKVDVQNILETLGAGHGGRVKLARKYHQALEASIARNFPDNGIICCMSHNTDGLYSAKRSAVIRASDDFWPRDPASHTIHIASVAYNTIFLGEFMQPDWDMFHSLHPMAEYHGAARAVGGCPIYVSDKPGHHDFDLLKKLALPDGSILRAKLPGRPTKDCLFTDPARDGKSLLKIWNMNDFSGVVAVFNCQGAGWCKVGKKNLIHDDNPGVVTGVIRAKDVDYLSRVADDKWTGDAIIYSHLGGEVVYLPKDASIPVTLKTRESEVFTIVPVKELSNGVEFAPIGLIKMFNSGGAVKEFNWGSNESTNVAMKVRGCGQFGAYSSAQPKLITVDSEEVEFKYEEESGLVTIDLRVPEKELYQWSISIDF from the exons ATGACTGTAGGGGCAGGAATATCTGTTGCAGATGGGAACTTGATGGTGTTGGGGAACAAAGTGCTGAGCCATGTCCATGACAAGGTTCTTGTTACCCCTGCATGTGGTGGTGCTTTGCTCAATGGGGCATTCATTGGGGTTCAATCCCATCACAAGGGTAGCCGCACAGTCTTCCCAATTGGCAAGCTTCA gGGGTTGCGATTTATGTGTGTTTTCCGGTTCAAGATGTGGTGGATGACGCAGAGAATGGGCACTTGTGGACAAGAAATCCCCATTGAGACGCAGTTCTTGCTCGTTGAAGCACACAATGGCTCTGATATTGAAGGAGGAGGAGACCAAGGCACTGCTACCTATGCAGTTTTCTTACCCCTTCTCGAAGGAGATTTCAGAGCAGTTCTTCAGGGGAATGATCAAGACGAGATTGAAATCTGTGTGGAAAGTG GTTGTCCTGCTGTGGAGGAATTTGATGGGACTCATTTGGTTTATATTGGGGCTGGATCCGATCCTTTTGAAGTCATAACAAATTCTGTCAA gACTGTTGAGAAACACTTACAGACCTTTGCACATCGCGAGCGAAAGAAG ATGCCAGATATGTTGAACTGGTTTGGATGGTGTACATGGGATGCTTTCTACACTAATGTCACTTCAGAGAATGTGAAGCAAGGATTGCAGAG ctTTGAGAAAGGTGGAATTCCTGCTAAGTTTGTTATAATTGATGATGGATGGCAATCTGTTGGGATGGACCCCAATGGTGTTGAATGGAAATCTGATAGTTCAGCCAA CTTTGCAAATCGCTTAACAAACATAAAAGAGAATCACAAATTCCAGAAAGATGGCAAGGAAGGTCAGCGGGTAGAGGACCCAGCTTTGGGACTTCGTCATATGACCAATGAAATCAAACTAGAGCATAATATAAA GCATGTATATGTGTGGCATGCAATAACAGGATATTGGGGGGGTGTTAAACCCGGGGTTCCGGGCATGGAGCACTACGAGTCAAAGATGGCCTTCCCTATCTCATCTCCTGGAGTTGAGTCAAATCAACCAGATGAAGCTTTGACAACAATTGCCATCAATGGGCTTGGCCTTGTGAATCCTGAgaaagtttttcatttttacgaCGAACTCCACTCATATTTGGCATCTGCTGGTATTGATGGTGTCAAAGTTGATGTTCAGAATATCCTTGAAACTCTTGGAGCAGGACATGGTGGGAGGGTGAAACTTGCAAGGAAATACCACCAGGCATTGGAGGCATCAATCGCTAGGAACTTCCCTGACAATGGAATCATTTGTTGCATGAGTCACAACACTGATGGATTATACAG CGCAAAGCGTTCAGCTGTTATTAGGGCATCAGATGATTTCTGGCCAAGAGACCCTGCATCCCACACGATTCACATTGCATCAGTGGCTTACAATACTATTTTCCTTGGTGAATTTATGCAGCCAGACTGGGATATGTTTCAT AGCCTACATCCGATGGCTGAATATCATGGTGCAGCACGAGCTGTAGGGGGATGTCCAATTTATGTCAG TGACAAGCCCGGACACCATGATTTTGATCTTTTGAAGAAACTTGCACTACCTGATGGTTCTATATTAAGGGCTAAACTTCCAGGACGACCAACAAAGGATTGCTTATTTACTGATCCTGCCAGAGATGGAAAGAG TCTTCTGAAGATTTGGAACATGAATGATTTTTCTGGAGTTGTTGCGGTATTCAATTGCCAAGGAGCTGGGTGGTGCAAAGTTGGCAAGAAGAACCTTATCCACGATGATAATCCAGGCGTTGTCACAGGTGTCATTAGGGCTAAAGATGTTGACTATTTATCCAGGGTAGCAGATGATAAATGGACAGGAGATGCCATTATTTATTCCCATCTTGGTG GAGAAGTGGTTTACCTTCCAAAGGATGCATCCATCCCAGTTACCTTGAAAACCAGAGAATCTGAAGTTTTCACAATAGTTCCCGTGAAGGAATTGAGCAATGGTGTCGAATTTGCTCCTATTGGTTTAATAAAGATGTTCAATTCAGGAGGGGCTGTCAAAGAGTTTAATTGGGGATCTAATGAAAGTACAAATGTAGCCATGAAAGTCCGTGGTTGTGGCCAATTTGGTGCTTATTCATCAGCTCAGCCTAAGTTGATAACAGTTGACTCAGAAGAGGTAGAATTCAAGtatgaggaagaatctggattGGTGACTATTGATTTGAGAGTACCTGAGAAAGAGTTATACCAATGGAGCATTTCTATTGATTTTTGA
- the LOC114384290 gene encoding chaperone protein dnaJ 11, chloroplastic-like — MAGTLNLTPLTGAGRTLRPPFRISIRAFTATAIDSRRAASLYEVLRIKQNASAVEIKSAYRNLAKVYHPDSALRRSESDERDFIEIHDAYETLSDPSARALYDLSLMAARDDNRSFSSLVAAPNGSSGFYYQTRKWETDQCW, encoded by the coding sequence ATGGCGGGAACCCTAAATCTCACGCCTCTCACCGGTGCCGGCAGGACTCTCCGGCCTCCGTTCAGGATCTCAATTCGGGCATTCACGGCGACGGCGATCGATTCCCGGCGAGCGGCGAGCCTCTATGAGGTGCTCCGGATCAAGCAGAACGCTTCGGCGGTGGAGATAAAGTCGGCATACCGGAACCTTGCGAAGGTGTATCACCCTGATTCGGCGCTCCGTCGGTCGGAATCGGACGAACGGGACTTCATCGAGATCCACGACGCTTACGAGACGCTGTCGGATCCGTCGGCGAGAGCACTGTATGATCTGTCGTTGATGGCGGCGCGCGATGATAATCGCTCGTTCTCGTCTTTGGTTGCTGCTCCGAATGGCTCTTCCGGATTCTACTATCAGACCCGTAAGTGGGAAACGGACCAGTGCTGGTAG
- the LOC114383728 gene encoding uncharacterized protein LOC114383728, translating to MCCGGRICMLCTCLVLVVIAIGLVFGFGVFKHGFHKIKDTVSFCDSCGGGGRPFIGYAPPPLF from the coding sequence ATGTGTTGTGGGGGGAGAATTTGCATGCTTTGCACGTGTCTGGTTCTGGTGGTGATCGCCATCGGGTTGGTATTCGGGTTCGGAGTGTTCAAGCATGGATTCCACAAGATCAAAGACACTGTTAGTTTCTGCGATTCTTGCGGCGGCGGAGGAAGGCCTTTCATCGGTTATGCACCGCCGCCATTGTTCTAG
- the LOC114383029 gene encoding cytochrome c oxidase assembly protein COX15-like → MFGRGMVWSVLKRGKEACRIHKLCLRGTPFSSSSTQPPPFKFLTPPVATHYIHAFRSQLFPKGHHVHVPQMRNFSKMVSAEQKEGLKLLVSGGSRAQKLVGIWLFGSAAWVFSMVVLGGLTRLTRSGLSMTDWKFTGTLPPFSDDEWLQEFDKYKQSPEYKRVNRGMKIEEFKFIYWMEYAHRMWGRALGVMFALPYSYFLHKRYITLRLGLRLSALFALGAGQGLIGWWMVKSGLEEPPSEYSQPRVSSYRLAAHLTSAFAIYCGLFWTALSVVMPEPPAESLTWVRGAAKVRRLALPISVLVGLTAVSGAFVAGNDAGHAFNTFPKMGDTWIPEDIFEMKPLIRNFFENTSTVQLDHRILATATLISVGILWWSTRKLEIHPAVRSVIGGAVGMAALQVTLGISTLLSYVPVSLGTAHQAGALTLLTFMLLLNHTVRRPSLSLLKSLPQVVKAH, encoded by the exons ATGTTTGGTAGGGGAATGGTGTGGTCAGTGTTGAAGCGCGGCAAAGAAGCATGCAGAATTCACAAGCTATGCCTAAGAGGAAcgcctttctcttcttcttcaacacAACCACCACCTTTCAAGTTCTTAACCCCTCCCGTCGCCACCCATTACATTCATGCTTTCCGATCCCAACTATTCCCCAAG GGTCATCATGTTCATGTGCCACAAATGAGGAACTTTTCTAAGATGGTGTCTGCTGAACAAAAAGAGGGATTGAAGCTGCTAGTGAGTGGGGGTTCTCGTGCTCAGAAATTGGTTGGAATATGGCTCTTTGGGTCAGCGGCATGGGTGTTCAGCATGGTGGTGCTTGGGGGTTTAACCAGACTCACTCGATCTGGTCTTTCAATGACCGATTGGAAATTCACCGGCACGCTCCCTCCTTTCTCAGATGACGAATGGTTGCAAGAGTTTGACAAATATAAGCAGTCACCTGAGTACAAGCG TGTTAACAGAGGCATGAAGATTGAAGAATTCAAATTCATCTATTGGATGGAATATGCACATCGGATGTGGGGAAGGGCGCTAGGAGTTATGTTTGCTTTGCCATATTCATATTTTCTTCATAAGCGGTATATTACGTTGAGATTAGGACTGAGACTCTCTGCTCTGTTTGCTCTGGGTGCCGGACAGGGTCTTATTGGTTGGTGGATGGTCAAAAGTGGTTTAGAG gaGCCACCATCTGAATATTCTCAGCCAAGGGTAAGCTCTTATCGTCTTGCAGCTCATCTTACATCAGCTTTCGCTATTTACTGTGGCCTCTTTTGGACTGCACTTTCTGTTGTTATGCCTGAACCACCAGCTGAATCGCTAACATGGGTTCGTGGGGCAGCTAAAGTGAGGAGACTTGCATTGCCTATCAGCGTACTTGTTGGTCTTACTGCTGTCTCTGGTGCATTTGTTGCTGGAAATGATGCT GGGCATGCTTTTAATACTTTCCCAAAGATGGGTGATACATGGATACCGGAAGACATTTTTGAAATGAAGCCTTTGATTCGGAATTTCTTTGAGAATACATCAACTGTACAG CTTGATCACCGTATACTTGCAACTGCAACTCTGATTTCTGTGGGCATTTTATGGTGGTCAACAAGAAAGCTGGAGATACATCCTGCAGTACGATCTGTGATTGGAGGTGCTGTTGGCATGGCAGCTCTTCAG GTCACCTTAGGAATTTCAACGCTTCTTTCATATGTACCTGTTTCACTGGGCACTGCACATCAGGCTGGAGCCTTGACACTTCTGACATTTATGTTACTTCTTAATCACACGGTTCGAAGACCGTCTTTGTCCCTTCTCAAATCTCTGCCTCAAGTTGTCAAAGCACACTAA
- the LOC114385443 gene encoding probable amino acid permease 7 — protein sequence MAVQNSLQITRSGSGGYDDDGRAKRTGTLWSAVAHIITAIIGAGVLSLAWSTSQLGWIAGPVCLLFCAIVTYVSSFLLSDCYRTLDPVTVKRNYSYMDAVRVYLGNKRTWLAGSLQYLSLYGVSTAYVITTATCLRAILKSNCYHKEGHQAPCKYGDVVYMMLFGLVQVIMSFIPDLHNMAWVSIVAAIMSFTYSSIGLGLGITTVIENGRIMGSLTGVPASNIADKLWLVFQAIGDIAFAYPYTVILLEIQDTLESPPPENKTMKKASMIAILITTFFYLCCGCFGYAAFGNQTPGNLLTGFGFYEPYWLIDFANACIVLHLVGGYQIYSQPIYGAVDRWCSKRYPNSGFVNNFYQLKLPRLPAFQLNMFRICFRTTYVVSTTGLAILFPYFNQVIGVLGALGFWPLAIYFPVEMYFVQRKIEAWSRKWIVLRTFSFICFLVSLVALIGSLEGIISEKLS from the exons ATGGCTGTTCAAAACTCTCTCCAAATAACTAGAAGTGGTAGTGGTGGTTATGACGATGACGGGCGTGCTAAAAGGACTG GAACTTTATGGAGTGCTGTGGCTCATATCATCACAGCCATTATCGGTGCTGGTGTTCTGTCTTTAGCTTGGAGTACTTCCCAATTGGGATGGATTGCAGGACCAGTttgcttgcttttttgtgcaaTTGTCACCTATGTTTCTTCATTCCTCCTTTCCGATTGTTACAGAACTCTGGATCCTGTAACTGTGAAAAGAAACTACTCTTACATGGATGCTGTTAGAGTCTATCTTG GCAATAAGAGGACATGGTTGGCTGGTTCCCTTCAATATTTGAGCTTGTATGGGGTTAGTACTGCTTATGTAATTACCACAGCAACCTGTTTGAG AGCCATATTGAAATCAAATTGTTATCACAAGGAAGGGCATCAGGCTCCTTGTAAATATGGGGATGTAGTATATATGATGCTGTTTGGACTAGTTCAGGTCATAATGTCATTCATACCAGATCTCCACAACATGGCATGGGTTTCAATTGTTGCGGCCATAATGTCCTTTACATACTCATCTATTGGACTTGGACTTGGAATCACAACAGTCATAG AAAATGGAAGAATTATGGGTAGTTTAACAGGAGTACCGGCTTCAAATATTGCTGACAAGTTATGGTTAGTCTTCCAAGCAATTGGTGATATTGCCTTTGCCTATCCATACACAGTCATCCTCCTTGAGATACAG gaCACTCTAGAGTCTCCTCCACCAGAAAACAAGACCATGAAAAAGGCCTCCATGATTGCTATCCTCATTACAACATTCTTCTACCTCTGTTGCGGATGCTTTGGATATGCAGCTTTTGGAAATCAAACACCAGGGAACCTCTTGACAGGGTTTGGATTTTACGAGCCTTACTGGCTCATTGACTTTGCGAATGCTTGCATTGTTCTTCACTTGGTAGGAGGATATCAG ATTTACAGTCAGCCGATCTATGGAGCTGTTGACAGATGGTGTTCAAAAAGATACCCCAACAGTGGATTTGTGAATAATTTCTACCAATTGAAACTGCCTCGGTTGCCAGCTTTTCAGCTAAACATGTTCAGGATATGTTTTAGAACAACCTATGTGGTTTCCACGACTGGACTCGCTATCCTATTTCCTTACTTCAATCAAGTTATAGGAGTGTTAGGAGCCTTAGGCTTTTGGCCATTGGCTATATATTTCCCTGTAGAGATGTACTTTGTGCAGAGGAAAATTGAAGCTTGGTCTAGAAAATGGATTGTCCTTAGGACCTTCAGCTTTATTTGCTTTCTGGTGTCATTAGTGGCCCTCATTGGATCACTTGAAGGAATCATAAGTGAGAAACTAAGCTAA